One stretch of Streptomyces sp. NBC_00443 DNA includes these proteins:
- a CDS encoding S9 family peptidase: MTDDGGMRVAHGPAPVFARHGSLPSATVQPPDTRTGDVRGTARAAAPAPVPLPEAGGPRDAVTRLRAHGCWYPSANADGTEVAFICDRGGVPQLWSGSVDSDEVRLLDSSPDPVKEVLWSPNGQWIAYTTAPGGGEHTRVLCVRPDGTGRRLLAGADPASSAYLGCWSHDGSSVAVTFAAPAAPQYGITTANVVTAPDLADGRLTDWADRGGRATLLGPAAYDGARGEERNGTPTDARAPAAPTVRADGGLSVYLIDPDGLVSPALLTTETHAASLRVCDLSRDGSLALLRRGPRGRREAVVRRTADSESTFAMPVADGDPWIGRFSPDGRTLWLRSNADREYAGLLAVALDADGGPRGVSLVAEREGVDLELLTFAHDGRTAALSWNVQGASALELVETHPTRKPPDETGPARPVPLPHEVATRVTAAGAGGLLLALSGSQRRPGLWRAHEGVSMLRTAWSSQDEDAVPPGRPPVRPVPLRLTARDGLPLSGWYYRAPGRARDEPAPCVIHLHGGPEEQERPVFNPLYHELVGRGLDVFAPDVRGSLGHGRSFVDADLGAGRFAAFDDVADCAAHAVMAGPADPTRLAVMGRSYGGYLTFASVVWHPDLFRTAVAVCGMSDFLTFFAGTEPWIAESAAHKYGHPDRDRELLRSLSPMSRIDALRVPLLAVHGEHDTNVPLGESQQFVRAAQEHGIEAELLTLRDEGHDFLRADNRRLFRRVAADWLEGHLHV; the protein is encoded by the coding sequence GTGACCGACGACGGGGGCATGCGGGTGGCGCACGGCCCGGCGCCCGTGTTCGCGCGTCACGGGTCACTCCCTTCGGCCACCGTGCAGCCCCCGGACACCCGGACGGGGGACGTGCGCGGTACCGCCCGCGCCGCTGCTCCGGCACCGGTGCCGTTGCCCGAGGCGGGCGGCCCCCGAGACGCCGTGACCCGGCTGCGCGCCCACGGCTGCTGGTATCCCTCGGCCAACGCCGACGGCACCGAGGTGGCCTTCATCTGCGACCGGGGCGGCGTCCCCCAGCTGTGGTCCGGCTCCGTCGACAGCGACGAGGTGCGGCTGCTCGACTCCTCACCGGATCCCGTGAAAGAGGTGTTGTGGTCGCCGAACGGACAGTGGATCGCGTACACCACCGCGCCGGGCGGCGGTGAGCACACCCGGGTCCTGTGCGTACGCCCCGACGGCACCGGCCGACGTCTCCTGGCAGGGGCCGACCCCGCCAGTTCCGCCTATCTGGGCTGCTGGTCCCACGACGGCTCGTCCGTCGCCGTCACGTTCGCGGCCCCGGCCGCCCCGCAGTACGGGATCACCACAGCGAACGTCGTGACCGCCCCGGACCTTGCTGATGGCCGCCTTACCGACTGGGCGGACCGCGGCGGTCGCGCGACACTCCTGGGTCCAGCCGCGTACGACGGGGCTCGAGGAGAGGAGCGGAACGGAACGCCGACCGATGCCCGGGCTCCGGCGGCGCCGACGGTACGTGCCGACGGCGGCCTGTCCGTCTACCTGATCGACCCCGACGGTCTGGTTTCCCCCGCCCTGCTGACCACGGAGACCCACGCCGCGTCCCTCCGCGTGTGCGATCTCAGCCGCGACGGCAGCCTCGCGCTGCTGCGCCGCGGGCCGCGCGGACGCAGGGAGGCGGTCGTCCGACGCACCGCCGACTCGGAGAGCACCTTCGCGATGCCGGTCGCCGACGGCGACCCCTGGATCGGCCGGTTCTCTCCCGACGGCCGGACACTGTGGCTGCGCAGCAACGCCGACCGGGAGTACGCGGGGCTCCTCGCGGTCGCTCTGGATGCCGACGGCGGCCCGCGCGGTGTGTCCCTCGTGGCCGAACGCGAGGGCGTCGACCTCGAACTCCTGACCTTCGCGCACGACGGCCGCACCGCCGCGCTGTCGTGGAACGTCCAGGGCGCGAGCGCGCTGGAACTCGTCGAGACCCACCCGACCCGAAAGCCCCCGGACGAGACGGGCCCGGCACGGCCCGTACCCCTGCCCCACGAGGTCGCCACACGCGTGACGGCCGCCGGCGCCGGGGGCCTGCTGCTCGCGCTGTCCGGGTCGCAACGCCGACCGGGCCTCTGGCGGGCCCACGAGGGCGTGTCCATGCTGCGCACCGCGTGGTCCTCCCAGGACGAGGACGCCGTCCCGCCGGGCCGCCCACCGGTACGCCCCGTCCCCTTGCGCCTCACGGCCAGGGACGGGCTGCCCCTGAGCGGTTGGTACTACAGGGCGCCGGGCCGTGCACGGGACGAACCGGCTCCCTGTGTGATCCACCTGCACGGCGGTCCCGAAGAACAGGAGCGGCCGGTGTTCAACCCGCTCTACCACGAGCTGGTCGGCCGTGGCCTGGACGTCTTCGCCCCGGACGTCCGAGGCTCCCTGGGGCACGGCCGGTCGTTCGTCGACGCCGACCTGGGCGCCGGGCGCTTCGCCGCGTTCGACGATGTCGCCGACTGCGCGGCCCACGCGGTCATGGCAGGCCCCGCCGATCCGACGCGGCTGGCGGTCATGGGCCGCTCGTACGGCGGCTATCTGACGTTCGCCTCCGTCGTATGGCACCCGGATCTGTTCCGCACCGCGGTCGCCGTCTGCGGCATGTCGGACTTCCTCACCTTCTTCGCCGGGACGGAGCCCTGGATCGCGGAATCGGCCGCTCACAAGTACGGCCACCCGGACCGCGACCGCGAGCTCCTGCGCAGCCTGTCGCCGATGAGCCGTATCGACGCACTGCGGGTCCCGCTGCTCGCGGTCCATGGCGAACACGACACCAATGTGCCGCTGGGGGAGTCCCAGCAGTTCGTGCGCGCCGCGCAGGAACACGGCATCGAAGCCGAGCTGCTGACGCTGCGCGACGAGGGCCACGACTTCCTGCGCGCGGACAACCGGCGACTGTTCCGCCGGGTCGCGGCGGACTGGCTGGAAGGCCACCTCCACGTGTGA
- a CDS encoding SpoIIE family protein phosphatase, translating into MTGPGDPSRDDGALDAAFAETVRRTGASIGALYLLAPDRRLLCLDVLCGVPVEFAAPWARVPLGSPAPVADAVREDRLVWVGSQDEMVRRYPRTALVLPYPLALVAAPVTGVRPRGSLLLMWPATRPPYMTRRERGNITSSCRRLARLLEEAAEKAGSPARREQPRVVPAGTGRRSASTDPAVADFVERLPGGSCALDLEGRFTYVSSGACELLGCEAGRLLGTRPWQSLRWLDDPTYEDAYRAALISREPVSFTACRPPDQWLDIHLYPDASGISVRIVPAGGPEPPSPAPRRSTRTATPARGGQLYQLTHLAAALTEVVGVQDVVDLVADQIMPAYGAQGLVMSTAEAGRLRITGHRGYAADTIRRLDGLPLDTDFTPAGKALSSGIPAFFASVEEMRRDYPEAPLISGKQAWAFLPLIISGRPVGVCILSYDSPHDFPAEERAVMTSLAGLIAQAFDRARLYDIKHELAHGLQQALLPRSLPAIAGLRVAARYLPATRGMEIGGDFYDLIRLGDTAAAAVIGDVQGHNVAAAALMGQVRTGVHAHATLGTPPDQVLDRINRVLTDLAPDLFTSCLYAHLDFARARVTLASAGHPPPLLRRPDGDTRPVAVPPGPLLGIDPDAVFPVTGIPLTAGTLLAFYTDGLVETPGTDLDDSIAQLAHHLAAADDRDLDRLIDTLLREAATSAQRTDDIALLVLQHEAHH; encoded by the coding sequence ATGACCGGTCCGGGTGATCCGTCGCGGGACGACGGTGCACTGGATGCCGCGTTCGCGGAAACGGTGCGCCGAACCGGTGCGTCCATCGGCGCGCTGTACCTGCTCGCACCGGACCGGCGGCTGCTGTGTCTGGATGTGCTGTGCGGCGTGCCGGTCGAGTTCGCGGCACCGTGGGCCAGGGTTCCGCTCGGCTCCCCGGCGCCCGTGGCCGACGCCGTCCGTGAGGACCGCCTGGTGTGGGTCGGCAGCCAGGACGAGATGGTTCGCCGCTACCCGCGCACCGCGCTGGTGCTTCCGTACCCGTTGGCGCTGGTCGCCGCACCGGTCACCGGCGTGCGGCCCAGGGGATCCCTGCTGCTGATGTGGCCCGCCACACGCCCGCCGTACATGACCCGACGGGAGCGGGGCAACATCACGTCCAGTTGTCGACGGCTGGCCCGGCTGCTGGAAGAGGCCGCCGAGAAGGCCGGTTCCCCCGCCCGCCGCGAACAGCCACGGGTCGTCCCCGCCGGAACCGGTCGCCGATCCGCGAGCACCGATCCGGCCGTGGCCGACTTCGTCGAGCGTCTGCCCGGCGGAAGCTGCGCCCTGGACCTGGAGGGACGCTTCACCTATGTCAGCTCCGGTGCCTGCGAGCTGCTGGGCTGCGAGGCCGGCCGGCTGCTGGGCACACGGCCCTGGCAGTCCCTGCGCTGGCTCGACGACCCCACCTACGAGGACGCCTACCGCGCCGCGCTGATCAGCCGGGAACCCGTTTCGTTCACCGCGTGCCGTCCGCCGGACCAATGGCTGGACATCCACCTGTACCCGGACGCGAGCGGCATCAGCGTCCGCATCGTGCCCGCCGGTGGGCCCGAGCCGCCCTCACCGGCGCCGCGCCGGTCCACGCGCACCGCCACGCCGGCCCGCGGCGGTCAGCTGTACCAACTCACCCACCTCGCCGCCGCGCTGACCGAAGTCGTCGGCGTCCAGGACGTCGTCGACCTCGTCGCCGACCAGATCATGCCCGCCTACGGTGCCCAGGGGCTGGTCATGTCCACGGCCGAGGCCGGCCGACTGCGGATCACCGGTCACCGCGGTTACGCCGCCGACACCATCAGGCGCCTCGACGGCCTCCCCCTCGACACCGACTTCACCCCGGCCGGCAAGGCCCTGAGCAGCGGCATCCCCGCGTTCTTCGCCAGCGTGGAGGAGATGCGGCGGGACTACCCGGAGGCACCGCTGATCAGCGGCAAGCAGGCCTGGGCGTTCCTGCCACTGATCATCTCCGGTAGGCCCGTCGGTGTGTGCATCCTGTCCTACGACAGCCCTCACGATTTCCCCGCCGAGGAACGCGCCGTCATGACCTCCCTCGCCGGGCTCATCGCCCAGGCCTTCGACCGCGCCCGTCTCTACGACATCAAGCACGAGCTCGCCCACGGCCTCCAGCAGGCGCTGCTCCCGCGCAGCCTGCCCGCCATCGCCGGCCTGCGTGTCGCCGCCCGCTATCTGCCCGCCACCCGCGGCATGGAGATCGGCGGGGACTTCTACGATCTGATCCGGCTCGGCGACACCGCGGCCGCAGCCGTCATCGGCGACGTCCAGGGCCACAATGTCGCAGCCGCGGCCCTGATGGGTCAGGTACGCACCGGTGTCCACGCCCACGCGACCCTCGGCACGCCCCCCGACCAGGTCCTGGACCGGATCAACCGGGTCCTCACCGACCTCGCCCCCGACCTGTTCACCAGCTGCCTCTACGCCCACCTCGACTTCGCCCGCGCCCGCGTGACCCTCGCCAGTGCCGGGCACCCGCCACCCCTTCTGCGCCGCCCCGACGGGGACACGCGACCCGTCGCCGTCCCGCCTGGGCCGCTGCTCGGCATCGACCCCGACGCCGTCTTCCCCGTGACGGGGATCCCGCTCACCGCCGGGACGCTGCTCGCCTTCTACACCGACGGCCTCGTCGAAACACCGGGAACCGACCTGGACGACTCCATCGCCCAGCTCGCGCACCATCTCGCCGCCGCCGACGACCGAGACCTGGACAGGCTCATCGACACGTTGCTGAGGGAGGCCGCCACCAGCGCGCAGCGCACCGACGACATCGCACTGCTTGTCCTGCAGCACGAGGCGCACCACTGA
- a CDS encoding Dps family protein codes for MARDLTPKYTVPGIERAAAGRIIDVLRLRLHALNDLHLTLKHVHWNVVGPHFIAVHQMVDPQVDRVRDMADDVAERIAALGGVAQGTPGSLVSERTWDDYSIGREDAIAHLGALDVVYTGVIEDVRAAIKVVGEIDPATEDLLIEQLRDLEQFQWFVRAHLESSGGTLSTARADNEQDGAKAAKG; via the coding sequence ATGGCAAGGGATCTCACGCCCAAGTACACGGTGCCGGGCATCGAGCGCGCGGCGGCCGGTCGGATCATCGACGTCCTCCGACTGCGGTTGCACGCCCTCAACGACCTCCACCTGACGCTGAAGCACGTCCACTGGAACGTGGTGGGCCCGCACTTCATCGCCGTGCACCAGATGGTCGACCCTCAGGTCGACCGGGTGCGCGACATGGCCGACGACGTGGCCGAGCGCATCGCCGCGCTCGGCGGAGTCGCGCAGGGCACGCCGGGCTCTCTGGTCAGTGAGCGGACGTGGGACGACTACTCGATCGGCCGTGAGGACGCCATCGCGCACCTCGGGGCTCTGGACGTCGTCTACACGGGCGTGATCGAGGACGTGCGCGCCGCGATCAAGGTCGTCGGGGAGATCGACCCGGCGACGGAGGACCTGCTCATCGAACAGTTGCGGGATCTCGAGCAGTTCCAGTGGTTCGTCCGGGCCCACCTCGAGAGTTCCGGTGGCACGCTGTCGACGGCTCGTGCCGACAACGAGCAGGACGGCGCCAAGGCCGCCAAGGGCTGA
- a CDS encoding SpoIIE family protein phosphatase produces MERLRREVRAAQAAADGRALLELAKGILVERLRCGPTQAARQLAELAEQAGVTPLEFAVEVINQASRDRLTEVTSAFLAATAGTEAAAPPRSDSSAVRLRAAESAALAARDAQAVADSLMEHALKPLGAEAVAIWALGGDGSLTLAGSAGFSVAEAGRWRYVPPGVATVARRGLGERTGQWIGCLSETGLPSIGRRHHPDGGRVAVPAFAGGRIHGVLEIVWPTPLEPQPPQIVRQVEALAELCAHTLETSAPHHPDGAARPAVLPDVAELMDLADGLHDPALVLVPRLDAAGELVDFHIHHVNSRFLDPTGRPRSVVHGSMLLEAYPMVAGESALFEQIERVYATGEPFRARRMRLTALVGEVPLSAVADINISRHGGSVLLLWRIEDETARLASLLQHAQRLGRIGGFEENLLTGEITWNVQLYSLYGKPSASGPIPLEDLPAHAHPDDAVAIGRFLRTLLHHRRPASTAFRLQRPDGVTRHIRVVAEPELDSDGRLFVVRGAYQDISAHHWTEVALAATRDQLAHTEQQAIERARLTLQLQHAIMPPEQAPLEAPGLRVAVRYRPAETQQLVGGDWYDAVVLPSRLVLLCVGDVAGHGIEAATSMVVLRNALRGLAVTGAGPAQLLAWLNMVAHHLTGAVTATAVCGLYDPERRTLRWARAGHLPPVLVRDSEATALPLVKGMLLGAVPEATYEEHEVQLAVDDTLLMYTDGLIERRDRTVQESLTQLLAAARTVPPTLEQQLDRLLTYSKSDTDDDTCIVGVRVA; encoded by the coding sequence GTGGAACGGTTGCGCCGGGAGGTGCGGGCGGCTCAGGCGGCCGCGGACGGGCGTGCCCTGCTCGAGCTGGCCAAGGGCATCCTCGTCGAGCGGCTCAGGTGCGGGCCGACGCAGGCTGCGCGACAGCTCGCCGAGCTGGCCGAGCAGGCAGGCGTGACACCGCTCGAGTTCGCCGTCGAGGTCATCAACCAGGCCTCGCGTGACCGGCTCACCGAAGTGACCTCCGCCTTCCTCGCCGCCACCGCGGGCACCGAAGCCGCCGCCCCGCCGAGGAGCGACTCCTCCGCCGTACGGCTCCGGGCCGCCGAGAGCGCAGCGCTGGCCGCCCGCGACGCCCAAGCCGTGGCCGACTCCCTGATGGAGCACGCGCTGAAACCCCTCGGCGCGGAAGCAGTGGCCATCTGGGCGCTGGGCGGCGACGGGTCGCTCACTCTGGCGGGCAGCGCGGGATTCTCGGTCGCCGAGGCGGGGCGCTGGCGATATGTGCCGCCCGGCGTGGCAACCGTGGCGCGTCGTGGGCTCGGTGAGCGAACGGGCCAGTGGATCGGTTGCCTGTCGGAGACCGGGCTGCCCTCCATCGGCCGGCGCCACCACCCCGACGGCGGCCGGGTCGCCGTGCCTGCGTTCGCGGGCGGCAGGATCCACGGCGTACTGGAGATCGTCTGGCCCACACCGCTCGAACCTCAGCCGCCGCAGATCGTCCGTCAGGTCGAGGCCCTGGCCGAGCTGTGTGCGCACACCCTGGAGACGTCCGCCCCGCACCATCCCGACGGCGCTGCACGGCCCGCCGTTCTGCCGGACGTCGCCGAGTTGATGGACCTGGCCGACGGCCTCCACGACCCGGCGCTGGTGCTCGTCCCCCGGCTGGATGCCGCCGGGGAACTCGTCGACTTCCACATCCACCACGTCAACAGCCGCTTCCTGGACCCGACCGGCCGGCCGCGAAGTGTCGTGCACGGCTCCATGCTGCTGGAGGCCTACCCGATGGTCGCCGGCGAGAGTGCACTGTTCGAGCAGATCGAACGTGTCTACGCCACGGGCGAGCCTTTCCGTGCCCGCCGTATGCGCCTCACGGCACTGGTCGGCGAGGTCCCGCTGTCAGCGGTCGCCGACATCAACATCAGTCGGCATGGCGGCAGCGTCCTGCTCCTGTGGCGCATAGAGGACGAAACGGCGCGGCTGGCGAGCCTGCTGCAGCACGCCCAGCGCCTCGGCCGCATCGGCGGCTTCGAGGAGAACCTCCTCACCGGCGAGATCACCTGGAACGTCCAGCTCTACAGTCTCTACGGCAAGCCCTCCGCGAGCGGTCCGATCCCGTTGGAGGACCTGCCCGCCCATGCCCACCCCGACGACGCGGTCGCCATCGGCAGATTTCTGCGCACTCTGCTCCACCACCGCCGTCCCGCGTCCACGGCCTTCCGGCTGCAACGGCCGGACGGGGTGACTCGGCACATCCGCGTGGTCGCCGAGCCGGAACTCGACTCCGACGGCCGGCTGTTCGTCGTACGGGGCGCCTACCAGGACATCTCCGCCCACCACTGGACGGAGGTCGCGCTCGCCGCCACGCGTGACCAGCTCGCCCACACCGAGCAGCAGGCCATCGAACGCGCTCGGCTCACCCTCCAGTTGCAGCACGCGATCATGCCGCCGGAGCAGGCCCCGCTGGAGGCCCCCGGCCTGCGCGTGGCCGTGCGCTACCGGCCCGCGGAGACCCAGCAGCTCGTCGGCGGCGACTGGTACGACGCGGTCGTGCTGCCGTCCCGGCTGGTGCTGCTGTGCGTGGGCGATGTCGCCGGGCACGGGATCGAGGCGGCCACCAGCATGGTCGTCCTGCGCAACGCGCTGCGTGGACTCGCCGTGACAGGCGCCGGCCCGGCCCAGTTGCTGGCCTGGCTCAACATGGTGGCCCACCATCTGACGGGCGCGGTCACCGCCACGGCGGTCTGCGGCCTGTACGACCCCGAGCGCCGTACCCTGCGCTGGGCCAGGGCCGGCCATCTGCCGCCGGTCCTGGTGCGCGACAGCGAGGCGACGGCGCTGCCCCTGGTCAAGGGCATGCTGCTCGGTGCCGTGCCCGAGGCGACGTACGAGGAACACGAGGTCCAACTCGCCGTCGACGACACACTGCTGATGTACACGGACGGTCTGATCGAGCGCCGTGACCGGACCGTGCAGGAGTCCCTGACCCAGCTGCTGGCGGCTGCCCGCACCGTCCCGCCCACGCTCGAACAGCAGCTGGACCGTCTGCTCACCTACAGCAAGTCCGACACCGACGACGACACCTGCATCGTGGGCGTCCGAGTGGCCTGA